The DNA segment GGTAGCACCCAATTTTCGACGACTTGAGAAACACCATTTTCATGGTGTTTAACATTTGCTTTCTATTTttatacagaaaaaaagctctgtatgattgttttattgcagTGTTTCTTTCAGCATGTCTCAAACGACACATATGGCGCGTGAGCAATAGAATTTATCCTCTCTGTAAATAAACTATTTCCCCCGCAGGCCGATTGTTTCCTCCTGTGCTACAGCATCGACAACAGGGTGTCGTTCGAGAATGCGTCCACAAAATGGATCCCGGAGATCAAAACTAACCCGCCCGTCCCAATCGTGCTGCTCGGTAAGATGCAACCACTCACACTCATTACCCTCCCAAAAACCCACAGAAATATGCTGATTTCTGCTTACTTCCATGCCACATTCGCAACAGGCACCAAGCTGGACAACCGCAAAGGGAAAAACAACGAAGTGTCGACGGGGGAGGGCGACCGGTTGAAGCGCGCAATAAACGCCAACTCGTTCGTGGAGTGCTCGGCGAAGGATTACCGCAACGTGGAGCTGGCGATAGAGGAAGGTGTGCGCGCCTGCCTGATGGGTGTACCGGAACCGGAGCCGGAAGATAGTTGGGCCTGCTGCAAGGACGCTCTACGATGTTTTTAAAGCGATGTTTGTGCCACAAACGCCACAATCAAAACCAAGCAAGGCCGCGCTATTGATCTATTTATCTATTGCTAGTTCTCTCACAAAACCCTTCATTACCGGGGTGCCCGGTAACGGAACGGGCACGATTGTAAAAGGCCGCGTACACGATAAAGTTCTGAGACACATTTCGAGTTGTTTCACTGaattttttattagtttctttcttttttttctctctttccctaaCCTAAACAAGAGTCCGTAGTATGTACACATAGAGCCGTGTTCGGTATATGTTCAGTCCGTTGTAATGTAATCGACACCTGCGCCTAATTCATTCGTCTAGTTTTCTTCCTCTCTGACGGAACAGTATTCTAAGGGAATTGAATTCAAACTCAAAACTTAACTTAAgtcacacgcgcacacacacacacaaattatcGAGCTGCTCTAATTCACAGCACAGCAACCACCGGATAATAGAAAGCGGGACAAGGGTTCCGCAGAAAGAAATGCATCCAACCAAAATGGTTGTAAAACTAATAAAGTTAACAGTATCGATTGTCGATTGTCTTCTAAATAGAACTGAATCATGTACTAATATTCGTGAGGTAAAACGTATCCTGATTTAGCAGCATGTAATGGGATTGGAAAGTTTTGAAAAGTAAATCAGTAAATGAAAGTTCAATTTTCTAATCAAAGACGAAATTTTAGttcaaatggcaaaaaaaaaacacaaaagcaaacttcgggaattaattaaaag comes from the Anopheles coluzzii chromosome 2, AcolN3, whole genome shotgun sequence genome and includes:
- the LOC120947632 gene encoding ras-like GTP-binding protein RhoL, yielding MTTRIFNIVVVGDGAVGKTCLLHAYTDKSFKNFYEPTIYDKESIEMILDGQKYTIQLHDTAGQEEYDKIRQQFYKRADCFLLCYSIDNRVSFENASTKWIPEIKTNPPVPIVLLGTKLDNRKGKNNEVSTGEGDRLKRAINANSFVECSAKDYRNVELAIEEGVRACLMGVPEPEPEDSWACCKDALRCF